The Bacillus cereus G9842 nucleotide sequence AACGCGATATAGTAGACACCTCTTGCTGTCTGTTTTCTCCATTTTTTGAGTGGAGAAGGGTAACTAGTTGTAAGTAATCTATTAATATTAGTGATAATCCATGCTCTCTTTTTAACTTTCTACACTTACGGCGTATTTCTTCAACTGATATTCCAGGAGTATCATCTATAAATAACGGGGCATTCGAGATAACCCCCATGGCCATCATTAGTTTACTCCAATCAGTTCCACTTAAATTACCATTACGTAATGCTTGCGCATCAATATTTCCCTCTGCACAAAGCATACGTTTCATTAGTTGTTCACTTTCCATTTCTAAGCTAAATATTGCAACTGGCTCTCTAGCAATTGTAGCGACATTCTGAGCAATATTTAAACCAAATGCTGTTTTACCCACCGAAGGCCTTGCAGCAACAATTATGAGGTCACTAGAGTTCAAACCACTCATCATTCGATCTAACTCAGTGTACCCCGTTGGTATTCCAGTTAAATCACCTTTTTGATTAACCATTGTTTCAATGTTTTCATATGTGCTTGTTACTATATCTAAAGCTGTACGCATTCTGTCATCTTTAGTTTGCTGATTACTTATATCAGTCAAGAGTTGTTCCGCTTCACTAATTAACTCTTCTGTATCTTTCTCATAGTTATACGATTCTTGAGCTAACTTTTGACCGATTTTATGTAGTTTTCTTTTCCCAGCGCTATCTTTGATAAGATCTATGTAGTAATCAATTCCTGCAGTAGAAGAAACACCTTCAGCTAAATCAGCCAAATATCCTACAGATACATTACCTAATTGATTCATTTCTTGTAGTTTAGTAGTAACCGAAACAAGCTCTATAGGACTATTCTCTTGATGTAAGCTTAATATACATTCAAATACTATTCGGTTATTACTACTATAAAAATCATTTACAACTAGCTTCTGTAATACCTTTTCAATTGTATCTGGCTCTAATAAAATTGACCCAATTACAACTTTTTCTGCTTCTATATAATTAGGTATATCCATATCTCCTAATTTCATACTCATATAAATACTCCTTTATAACTTTAATAAGAATAAGTAACTCTCTATTTAGTAATAAATCTCTGTCATTATTTAGTTTCATTTCAATTTCACTTAACAATAAGATACCATATTTTATTTTAACTACTCTTATAAAAAATATTAATTTCTTTAAATAACCCGTCCCAGTAGCTTACAGTCTTATGAAATTGCACTTATTATATTTTCAAATGACTCATATGCATCTCTAATGGTGAATCACTAGTGGCTAGTTGTTCGCTAGTGATTCACCATTAGTACTGTTGTATCAATAGTGATGCACCCTTAATAGGTATATTTTTTTGAGTTATTTCATAAATTTAAAGTATCTTTTTTAAATAATGCCTCTTTAAAAGAATATATAGGCGGTGAATTGATACTTTGAATACTATCACAAAGAAAAACAGTTGGACTAAAGCCGATGACTTATTATTAGCCACTACAGTTCTATCATATGTTGAAAGGGGGGACACTCAAATAGCTGCATGTGACTATATTGCAAAACAAATAAACAAAAGTAGTGGCGCTGCACGGTTTCGATGGAATTCAAAATTACGCAAAGAGTATGCAACTGAATTATCCAAAGCAAAGATAGATAAATCAATAAAAGATAAAAATCCTAAGAGGGATCTAGAGAGTCACAATAAAGAGCCTGTATATACACAATGCATTAGACCAAACTTTATAATCGCTCCAATTCTTAAACAAATGGAACATAATCTAAATGAACTTAATAGTTACTTGATAAACTTCGAGGATAAAGATGTTCAAATTGAATCTTTACAGAACGAAAACAGAGAGTTAGTTAGTAAAATATATAAATATAAAGAGGATTACGAGGTTTTAAAGACTAAATGCAGCGATTTAGAAAGCGTAGTTATTAAAATAAAACAATTAATGCAAGCAGACTGCAAATAGAAAACCCC carries:
- the dnaB gene encoding replicative DNA helicase produces the protein MSMKLGDMDIPNYIEAEKVVIGSILLEPDTIEKVLQKLVVNDFYSSNNRIVFECILSLHQENSPIELVSVTTKLQEMNQLGNVSVGYLADLAEGVSSTAGIDYYIDLIKDSAGKRKLHKIGQKLAQESYNYEKDTEELISEAEQLLTDISNQQTKDDRMRTALDIVTSTYENIETMVNQKGDLTGIPTGYTELDRMMSGLNSSDLIIVAARPSVGKTAFGLNIAQNVATIAREPVAIFSLEMESEQLMKRMLCAEGNIDAQALRNGNLSGTDWSKLMMAMGVISNAPLFIDDTPGISVEEIRRKCRKLKREHGLSLILIDYLQLVTLLHSKNGENRQQEVSTISRLLKSLARELKVPVIALSQLSRGVEARQDKRPMMSDIRESGSIEQDADVIAFLYRDDYYNADTDNKNTIEVILAKQRNGPVGVVELAFLKEYNKFVNLERRFS